From a single Amphiprion ocellaris isolate individual 3 ecotype Okinawa chromosome 18, ASM2253959v1, whole genome shotgun sequence genomic region:
- the kcnj2a gene encoding inward rectifier potassium channel 2a, producing the protein MGSVRASRYSIVSSEEDGMKLATMAVPNGYGNGKGKVHTRHQPPSRFVKKDGHCNVQFINVSERGQRYLADIFTTCVDIRWRWMFIIFCLAFLLSWLFFGCVFWLVAIFHGDLENNAQKCVSNVSSFTAAFLFSIETQTTIGYGYRYVTDECPVAVFMVVFQSIVGCIIDAFIIGAVMAKMAKPKKRNETLLFSHNATVAMRDNKLCLMWRVGNLRKSHLVEAHVRAQLLKSRTTPEGEYIPLDQMDIDVGFDSGVDRIFLVSPITIVHEIDVDSPFYNMSKQDLESSEFEIVVILEGMVEATAMTTQCRSSYVASEILWGHRFEPVLFEEKNYYKVDYSRFHKTYEVPSTPLCSARDLAEKKYILSNSNSFCYENEMALENKEDTDEGNGGSVGPDGTQTDNISETEHSQATVPLEPRPLRRESEI; encoded by the coding sequence ATGGGAAGCGTGCGAGCCAGCCGCTACAGCATTGTGTCATCAGAGGAGGACGGCATGAAGCTTGCCACTATGGCAGTACCCAACGGCTACGGCAACGGCAAGGGCAAAGTGCACACAAGGCACCAGCCGCCGAGCAGATTCGTAAAGAAGGACGGTCACTGCAACGTGCAGTTCATCAACGTGAGCGAGAGAGGTCAGCGGTACCTGGCTGACATCTTCACCACCTGTGTGGACATCCGCTGGAGGTGGATGTTCATCATCTTCTGCCTCGCCTTCTTGCTGTCGTGGCTGTTCTTTGGCTGCGTCTTCTGGCTGGTCGCCATCTTTCACGGGGATTTAGAGAACAACGCCCAGAAGTGCGTCTCCAATGTCAGCAGCTTCACCGCTGCCTTCCTCTTCTCCATTGAGACTCAAACTACTATCGGTTACGGCTACAGATACGTGACAGACGAGTGCCCCGTCGCCGTCTTCATGGTGGTTTTCCAAAGCATCGTCGGCTGCATCATTGATGCCTTCATCATTGGTGCCGTCATGGCGAAAATGGCGAAGCCCAAGAAGAGGAATGAAACTCTGCTTTTCAGCCACAACGCCACAGTGGCCATGAGGGACAACAAGCTGTGCCTGATGTGGCGAGTTGGTAACTTAAGGAAGAGCCACCTGGTGGAGGCTCATGTACGAGCTCAGCTGCTGAAATCCAGAACGACGCCGGAGGGGGAGTACATCCCCCTCGACCAGATGGACATCGACGTCGGCTTCGACAGCGGAGTCGACCGTATCTTCCTCGTCTCCCCGATCACCATCGTCCACGAGATCGACGTGGACAGTCCCTTCTACAACATGAGCAAGCAGGACCTGGAGAGCTCAGAGTTTGAAATCGTGGTGATCCTGGAGGGCATGGTGGAGGCGACGGCCATGACCACGCAGTGCCGCAGCTCCTACGTCGCCAGCGAGATCCTCTGGGGCCACCGGTTCGAGCCGGTGCTCTTCGAGGAGAAGAACTACTACAAGGTGGACTACTCCCGCTTCCATAAGACATACGAGGTTCCCAGCACTCCTCTGTGCAGCGCCAGAGACCTCGCAGAGAAAAAATACATCCTCTCCAACTCCAACTCCTTCTGCTACGAAAACGAGATGGCGCTGGAGAACAAGGAGGACACGGACGAGGGGAACGGGGGCAGCGTTGGGCCCGACGGCACCCAGACGGACAACATCTCAGAGACCGAACACAGCCAGGCCACGGTGCCGCTGGAGCCTCGGCCGCTGAGACGAGAGTCAGAAATATGA